One part of the Moraxella sp. FZFQ2102 genome encodes these proteins:
- a CDS encoding TatD family hydrolase, with amino-acid sequence MLQLIDTHTHFDVPEYDESRAKMADSAYQQGVRHLILIGFVAKYFEQMVAANDEINRLDRAPKSHLAFGLHPLYIQEQQHKDLYILEEYIKNHKPIALAEIGLDTYPSELKEPAIFAKQELFFVEQVKLAKMYELPILLHIRKNHSDVLRVLERYGYNAHERGGIAHSFSGGEQEALAFVKRGFKLGITGQVTNPNAKKLHRSIRAVYDKFGADAFVIETDCPDMMPLPCQHLGSFNEPANLPYVLDELSSLFNIAKDELAQILWNNSCQALRVDWKYHDPN; translated from the coding sequence ATGCTACAGCTGATTGATACACATACGCATTTTGATGTGCCTGAATATGATGAGTCTCGTGCCAAGATGGCTGATAGTGCCTATCAACAAGGCGTGCGTCATTTGATTTTGATTGGCTTTGTTGCCAAATATTTTGAGCAAATGGTCGCTGCTAATGATGAAATTAATAGGCTTGATCGTGCACCCAAGTCGCATTTGGCATTTGGGCTACACCCTTTATATATCCAAGAGCAGCAGCATAAAGATTTATACATTCTTGAAGAATATATAAAAAATCATAAGCCAATCGCGCTCGCTGAAATTGGCCTTGATACTTATCCAAGTGAATTAAAAGAGCCAGCAATTTTTGCTAAGCAAGAGCTGTTTTTTGTTGAGCAAGTAAAGCTTGCCAAGATGTATGAGCTTCCAATTTTATTACACATTCGTAAAAATCACAGCGATGTCTTGCGTGTACTTGAGCGGTACGGGTACAATGCGCATGAACGGGGCGGTATCGCACACAGTTTTAGCGGTGGCGAACAAGAAGCTTTGGCCTTCGTCAAGCGGGGCTTTAAGCTTGGCATCACAGGGCAAGTGACCAATCCTAATGCCAAAAAATTGCACCGCTCAATCCGCGCAGTGTATGATAAATTTGGCGCCGATGCTTTTGTGATTGAAACCGATTGCCCTGATATGATGCCGCTGCCGTGTCAGCATTTGGGCAGTTTTAATGAGCCTGCCAATTTGCCTTATGTGCTGGATGAACTATCCAGTTTGTTTAATATAGCTAAAGATGAATTGGCACAAATTTTGTGGAATAATAGTTGCCAAGCATTACGAGTTGATTGGAAATATCATGACCCAAATTGA
- a CDS encoding ThiF family adenylyltransferase, whose product MTQIDDYERRFTGVRTLYGDAFDKFTNAIVYVIGVGGVGSWTAESLARTAIGRIVLVDMDVLVASNINRQLPALTDTIGESKIDVMASRIRGINPKIELELIDDFLTPENVASILPSKTQAQALAADGRQVVVLDCVDDMAAKFAIAMHCRYHKIPCIVSGGAGAKFDPTRLKVADLRDVTQDPLLARLRAKLREKGIAKGGKTKFGLKCVYSDEQPTVNKSCQAGLNCGGYGSAVVMTATAGMVMASTALQLIAKK is encoded by the coding sequence ATGACCCAAATTGATGATTATGAACGCCGATTCACGGGTGTGCGGACGCTGTATGGCGATGCGTTTGACAAATTTACCAATGCCATCGTCTATGTCATCGGCGTCGGTGGCGTCGGCTCGTGGACGGCTGAGAGTCTTGCACGCACAGCGATTGGCAGAATCGTGCTTGTGGATATGGATGTGCTGGTGGCCAGTAACATCAATCGCCAACTGCCTGCGCTGACGGATACTATTGGCGAGAGTAAGATTGATGTGATGGCATCTCGCATTCGTGGGATTAATCCTAAGATTGAACTTGAACTGATTGATGATTTTTTGACACCTGAAAATGTGGCATCGATTTTGCCAAGCAAGACACAAGCACAAGCTTTGGCGGCTGATGGTAGGCAGGTGGTTGTGCTTGATTGTGTTGATGATATGGCGGCGAAATTTGCCATCGCCATGCATTGCCGATACCACAAAATCCCATGTATCGTCTCAGGTGGTGCAGGGGCGAAATTTGACCCAACACGGCTGAAAGTCGCTGATTTGCGTGATGTTACCCAAGATCCACTACTTGCCAGACTGCGTGCCAAACTGCGTGAAAAAGGCATTGCCAAAGGGGGTAAGACCAAATTTGGGCTAAAATGCGTCTATTCGGATGAGCAGCCGACGGTGAATAAGTCTTGTCAAGCAGGGCTTAACTGTGGTGGCTATGGCTCGGCGGTGGTGATGACGGCAACAGCTGGCATGGTGATGGCAAGTACGGCACTGCAGCTGATTGCTAAAAAATAA
- a CDS encoding 23S rRNA (adenine(2030)-N(6))-methyltransferase RlmJ, translating into MNYKHAYHAGNFADVAKHILLLQLLAQFSAKAKPFYVLDAYGGRGLYSLASTETQKTKEAERGIIALEKAVAAGASNLPKAVAQYLDDLAFARQKYDQYVYPGSPWWIAHHGEYHSADAPLRAEAFEAVADEYDALNYQLYQLPIGIHHRNAFEGVPAVVPPKERRGIILLDPPFEQEHKDFSRLVDLLVASYKKFNTGTFVLWYPIKNIDATELFYKKMKRTGIKKQLVCELNLYPNDVAVGLNGTGLFVINPPWQFADHTQEILEFLAPILKPSDAPAMSIGEEVVVKWLVGE; encoded by the coding sequence ATGAATTACAAACACGCCTATCACGCTGGTAACTTTGCCGATGTCGCCAAGCACATTTTATTATTGCAATTATTGGCGCAGTTTTCTGCCAAAGCCAAGCCATTTTATGTGCTGGATGCTTATGGTGGACGCGGCTTGTACTCATTGGCAAGCACCGAAACCCAAAAGACCAAAGAAGCTGAGCGGGGCATCATCGCACTCGAAAAAGCGGTGGCAGCAGGCGCGTCAAATCTGCCAAAAGCGGTCGCGCAGTATTTGGACGATTTGGCATTTGCCCGCCAAAAATACGATCAGTATGTTTATCCGGGTTCGCCTTGGTGGATTGCGCATCATGGCGAATATCACTCTGCCGATGCACCGCTGCGTGCCGAAGCTTTTGAAGCGGTGGCGGATGAGTATGATGCACTCAATTATCAGCTGTATCAACTGCCGATCGGCATCCATCATCGCAATGCCTTTGAAGGAGTGCCTGCGGTTGTACCGCCTAAAGAGCGCCGCGGCATTATCTTGCTAGATCCACCGTTTGAGCAAGAGCACAAGGATTTTAGTCGCTTGGTGGATTTGCTTGTTGCTAGTTATAAAAAGTTCAACACTGGTACTTTTGTGCTGTGGTATCCGATTAAAAATATTGATGCCACCGAGCTATTTTATAAAAAAATGAAACGCACCGGCATCAAAAAACAACTGGTCTGTGAGCTGAATCTGTACCCTAATGATGTGGCGGTGGGCTTAAATGGCACAGGTTTGTTTGTGATCAATCCGCCATGGCAATTTGCCGATCATACCCAAGAGATTTTGGAATTTTTGGCACCGATTCTCAAGCCAAGCGACGCACCAGCGATGAGCATTGGTGAAGAAGTGGTGGTCAAGTGGCTTGTGGGTGAATGA
- a CDS encoding DUF4300 family protein has translation MSNKFPPVLLAISTAVALSACSLADNGNNNHANKSVNQPSTQTQSTPAAQADSAPLFSNLADDDSRKQVQEILQKHLNKSDVDTVMTWAADYNHTINNTNLTQGFSTAVPSYDAAAIDELWAKSKGDFIGTNCRINTFSLLKDNIQISGADTANDQMLFMDHDAITTGKLLSSDELSKFNRLFAKVKTEPTKNVQVHAKKMQAHFVGIQFDDNATMLSVVFHDDIDGDYLFIGHVGVLVPSNTSHLFIEKLSFQEPYQAVKFADKNTAYAYLLDKYAVDFNQPTAQPFIMENDKLVKWADEKPTAAS, from the coding sequence ATGTCCAATAAATTTCCCCCAGTTTTACTTGCTATCAGTACTGCCGTTGCCCTGAGTGCTTGCTCGCTTGCCGATAATGGCAATAATAACCATGCTAATAAATCGGTCAATCAGCCAAGCACACAAACCCAAAGTACGCCTGCCGCCCAAGCTGACAGCGCGCCATTATTCAGTAATCTTGCCGATGATGACAGCCGAAAGCAAGTGCAAGAAATACTACAAAAACACTTAAACAAATCCGATGTAGATACGGTGATGACTTGGGCTGCTGATTATAACCACACCATTAACAACACCAACCTAACCCAAGGCTTTAGCACTGCCGTGCCAAGTTATGATGCAGCCGCCATCGATGAGCTGTGGGCGAAATCCAAAGGTGATTTTATCGGGACAAACTGCCGTATCAACACCTTTAGCCTATTAAAAGATAATATCCAAATCAGTGGTGCTGATACCGCCAACGATCAGATGTTGTTCATGGATCATGATGCCATCACTACAGGCAAATTATTAAGCAGTGATGAATTATCAAAATTTAATCGTCTATTTGCCAAAGTCAAAACAGAACCAACCAAAAATGTGCAAGTACACGCCAAAAAGATGCAAGCGCATTTTGTCGGCATTCAATTTGATGATAACGCTACCATGCTCTCGGTGGTGTTTCACGATGACATCGATGGCGATTATCTGTTTATCGGTCATGTCGGCGTATTAGTGCCAAGCAATACAAGCCATCTGTTTATCGAAAAATTATCCTTCCAAGAGCCGTATCAGGCGGTGAAATTTGCCGATAAAAATACCGCTTATGCATATCTACTTGACAAATATGCGGTGGATTTTAATCAGCCGACCGCACAGCCATTCATCATGGAAAATGACAAATTGGTCAAGTGGGCAGATGAAAAGCCTACTGCTGCATCATGA
- the lipA gene encoding lipoyl synthase: MTVQTFTPEAKPAPKKAVQGEKLRGYDKVARIPIKVIPTVETPKKPDWIRVKLSSPAEVDRIKATLRKQKLYTVCEEAACPNLPQCFGDGTATFMIMGDICTRRCPFCEVAHGRPNPLDKDEPRHTAETILGLGLKYAVITSVDRDDLKDGGAGHFVEVITESKKLSPNCLIEILVPDFRGREAIALDLLTETAPDVFNHNIETVPRLYKAFRPGSDYQHSLNLLKDYKARRPDVATKCGFMVGLGETEEEVYALLDDLKAHDVDIVTIGQYLAPSKNHAPVDRYVHPDEFARYTEYGKKLGFFNIWANPMVRSSYFADRQYYGEDCPPPVRSAKALAAEGKTGC, translated from the coding sequence TTACCCCAGAAGCCAAGCCTGCCCCAAAAAAAGCCGTCCAAGGCGAAAAATTGCGTGGCTATGATAAAGTTGCTCGTATTCCTATCAAAGTCATTCCAACGGTCGAAACACCAAAAAAACCTGACTGGATTCGTGTCAAGCTCTCAAGCCCTGCCGAAGTTGATCGCATCAAAGCCACGCTTCGCAAACAAAAGCTCTACACCGTCTGCGAAGAAGCCGCCTGCCCGAACCTACCGCAGTGCTTTGGTGATGGTACAGCGACCTTTATGATCATGGGGGATATCTGCACACGCCGTTGTCCGTTTTGTGAAGTGGCACACGGCAGACCAAATCCACTGGATAAAGATGAGCCACGCCATACTGCCGAGACCATCTTGGGTCTTGGACTAAAATACGCCGTCATCACCTCAGTCGATCGTGATGACCTAAAAGATGGTGGCGCTGGTCATTTTGTTGAAGTCATCACCGAATCCAAGAAACTTAGCCCAAATTGCTTAATTGAGATTCTTGTGCCTGATTTTCGTGGTCGTGAAGCCATCGCACTGGACCTATTGACCGAAACAGCGCCCGATGTCTTCAACCACAACATCGAAACTGTGCCACGCCTATATAAGGCATTTCGTCCAGGTTCAGACTATCAGCACTCATTGAATTTGCTAAAAGACTATAAAGCACGCCGCCCTGATGTGGCGACCAAATGTGGCTTTATGGTGGGACTTGGCGAGACCGAAGAAGAAGTCTATGCACTGCTGGACGACCTAAAAGCCCATGATGTCGATATCGTCACCATCGGTCAGTACCTAGCACCAAGCAAAAACCATGCGCCAGTCGATCGCTATGTACACCCTGATGAGTTCGCACGCTATACCGAATACGGCAAAAAATTAGGCTTTTTTAACATTTGGGCAAACCCAATGGTACGCTCAAGCTACTTTGCCGATCGCCAATACTATGGCGAAGACTGCCCACCGCCTGTGCGTAGTGCCAAGGCATTGGCAGCCGAAGGCAAAACAGGCTGTTAA
- the dapD gene encoding 2,3,4,5-tetrahydropyridine-2,6-dicarboxylate N-succinyltransferase encodes MSNLAAIIEQAFEDRANFTAETVSAEIRDAVEQAIEGLDNGSYRVAEKIDGEWVVHQWLKKAVLLSFKLNDNAPMQSGDLQFFDKVATKHANWSEEDFKAAGVRVVPPAVARRGSYQAKNVVLMPSYVNIGAYVDEGTMVDTWATVGSCAQIGKNVHLSGGVGIGGVLEPLQANPTIIEDNCFIGARSEIVEGVIIEEGSVISMGVYIGQSTRIYDRETGEIHYGRVPAGSVVVPGSLPSADGKYSLYAAIIVKKVDAQTRAKTSLNDLLRAE; translated from the coding sequence ATGTCAAATCTAGCCGCCATCATCGAACAAGCGTTCGAAGACCGTGCCAATTTCACCGCCGAAACCGTATCAGCCGAGATTCGTGATGCTGTTGAACAAGCCATCGAAGGTCTTGATAATGGTTCATACCGTGTCGCCGAAAAAATCGACGGTGAATGGGTCGTGCATCAATGGCTAAAAAAAGCTGTACTACTATCGTTCAAACTCAATGACAACGCCCCAATGCAATCAGGCGATTTGCAATTTTTTGATAAAGTTGCTACCAAACACGCCAACTGGAGCGAAGAAGATTTTAAAGCCGCTGGCGTGCGTGTCGTCCCACCTGCGGTCGCTCGTCGCGGCAGCTATCAAGCTAAAAATGTCGTACTAATGCCATCCTATGTCAATATCGGTGCATATGTCGATGAAGGCACGATGGTTGATACTTGGGCGACTGTCGGTTCATGCGCTCAAATCGGTAAAAACGTCCACCTATCAGGCGGTGTCGGCATCGGTGGCGTACTTGAGCCGCTACAAGCCAACCCAACCATCATCGAAGACAACTGCTTTATCGGTGCTCGCTCTGAAATCGTCGAAGGCGTCATCATCGAAGAAGGCTCAGTCATCTCAATGGGCGTATATATCGGTCAATCAACTCGTATCTATGATCGTGAAACTGGCGAAATCCACTACGGCCGTGTACCAGCAGGCTCTGTCGTCGTACCAGGCAGCCTACCATCAGCAGATGGCAAATACAGCCTATACGCTGCCATCATCGTCAAAAAAGTCGATGCACAAACTCGTGCCAAAACAAGTCTAAACGACCTATTGCGTGCTGAATAA
- a CDS encoding 2OG-Fe(II) oxygenase gives MSTLPIPSFTTDWAAHLDEQLDDFLHTGVAIIDDCFDKQAVSALQAESGYINYKEAHLTHGERAATIRGDSIRWIDDGCPIGMNYLASINELAQYFNQTLYAGIRRSEAHFARYPAGFGYQWHKDNPAGRDERVISAVYYLNDDWTDSDGGEILVVDKLGNEQKLLPQANRLVLFDSNLLHQVNITHRTRFSIATWMRRDDDVL, from the coding sequence ATGAGTACATTACCGATACCTAGTTTCACGACCGATTGGGCGGCGCACTTAGATGAGCAACTGGATGATTTTTTGCACACGGGTGTGGCGATCATCGATGACTGCTTTGATAAGCAAGCGGTGAGCGCCCTACAAGCCGAAAGTGGCTACATCAACTATAAAGAAGCACACCTGACGCATGGTGAGCGCGCGGCAACGATCCGTGGCGATAGCATTCGCTGGATTGATGATGGCTGTCCTATTGGCATGAATTATTTAGCTAGTATTAACGAACTTGCGCAATATTTCAACCAAACCCTGTACGCAGGCATTCGCCGCAGTGAAGCGCATTTTGCCCGTTATCCTGCAGGATTTGGCTATCAATGGCATAAGGACAATCCTGCTGGTCGTGACGAGCGTGTAATCTCGGCGGTGTATTATCTCAATGATGACTGGACAGACAGTGATGGCGGTGAGATTTTGGTCGTGGATAAACTTGGTAATGAGCAAAAACTCTTACCCCAAGCCAATCGTCTGGTGCTGTTTGACAGCAATTTATTACACCAAGTCAATATCACTCATCGCACGCGCTTTTCGATCGCCACTTGGATGCGTCGTGATGATGATGTTTTATAA
- a CDS encoding GspH/FimT family pseudopilin: protein MKAQGFTLLELLVVLAIISVFAMIALPAYQGLIARMESYTTKKHLQEAIRRAKIEARSRHKDVILCPYNTLEQCDRLGQSGVMVYVDNNGNNRRDDNDTMVFRQPLTLQHGVIAMQVSLGRHYIKFMGDNAKPRGHFGSFRYCTQTDNRNLSQQITINMHGLVTVRPGNMTQIMC, encoded by the coding sequence ATGAAAGCTCAAGGTTTTACTTTGCTTGAATTGTTGGTGGTACTTGCCATTATATCGGTATTTGCGATGATTGCTTTGCCTGCTTATCAAGGTCTGATAGCGCGCATGGAATCATATACAACAAAAAAGCACTTGCAAGAAGCCATCCGTCGTGCGAAGATTGAAGCCAGATCACGTCATAAGGATGTGATTTTATGCCCTTATAATACGCTTGAGCAATGCGACCGCTTGGGACAGTCTGGTGTGATGGTTTATGTGGATAACAATGGCAATAACCGCCGCGATGATAATGATACCATGGTCTTTCGCCAGCCACTGACTCTGCAGCATGGTGTGATTGCCATGCAGGTTTCTTTGGGGCGGCATTATATCAAATTTATGGGCGACAATGCTAAGCCACGCGGGCATTTCGGTAGTTTTCGCTATTGCACGCAGACCGATAACCGTAACCTAAGCCAGCAAATTACTATCAATATGCATGGCTTGGTGACGGTGCGTCCTGGTAATATGACCCAAATAATGTGTTGA
- a CDS encoding 5'-nucleotidase: MAVDFSNTLIVAISATALFDLAENEAKLAEYIQEDKLTAARRFHDYQQARENEILQKGSGYPLIEALLNLNKFQSNQDYEVESPFVEVVIISKSSPDMGIQVLNSIRAYELGITRSAFISGDSVANYIKDFNVDLFLTTNREDAQAVVDARVCACAVLDTTPVKVHDLDSDQLRIAFDGDAVLFDDAGELVFKQEGLQAFHHHEVSKADLPIDKGPYADFLIKLSQLQAKLPNQSTDAPHNPIRIALVTARNAPADMRAIKTLREWGVTVDVAFFLGGLDKTGVLKTFAPHIFFDDSIKHIDAARSVVPSALVPYHSESQLNILAPQAVPDMEDQAFTPVKKSKAKP; the protein is encoded by the coding sequence ATGGCAGTTGATTTTTCTAATACTTTGATCGTGGCGATTTCTGCGACGGCGTTATTTGACTTGGCGGAAAATGAAGCTAAGCTTGCCGAGTATATCCAAGAAGACAAGCTGACTGCTGCGCGCCGATTTCACGATTATCAGCAAGCGCGCGAAAATGAGATTTTGCAAAAAGGCTCGGGCTATCCTTTGATTGAAGCTTTATTGAATTTGAACAAATTCCAAAGCAATCAAGATTATGAAGTGGAATCACCTTTTGTGGAAGTGGTGATCATCTCTAAATCATCCCCTGATATGGGTATTCAGGTGCTTAATTCTATCCGTGCTTATGAGCTTGGCATCACGCGCTCTGCCTTTATTTCCGGCGATTCGGTGGCAAATTATATCAAAGATTTTAATGTGGATTTGTTCTTGACCACCAATCGCGAAGATGCGCAGGCTGTCGTCGACGCGCGCGTCTGTGCCTGTGCGGTGTTGGATACGACACCGGTCAAGGTGCATGATTTGGACAGTGATCAGCTGCGTATTGCTTTTGATGGCGACGCAGTGCTGTTTGATGATGCGGGCGAATTGGTGTTCAAGCAAGAAGGTTTGCAAGCATTTCACCATCACGAAGTGAGCAAGGCAGATTTGCCAATTGACAAAGGTCCGTATGCGGATTTTTTGATCAAATTATCACAACTGCAAGCCAAACTGCCCAACCAAAGCACCGATGCGCCGCACAACCCTATCCGCATTGCACTGGTCACTGCGCGCAATGCACCGGCAGATATGCGTGCGATCAAGACCTTGCGAGAGTGGGGCGTGACAGTTGATGTGGCGTTTTTCTTGGGTGGGCTTGATAAGACAGGTGTGCTAAAGACCTTTGCACCGCACATTTTTTTCGATGACTCGATCAAGCACATCGATGCAGCGCGCTCGGTCGTGCCATCGGCTTTGGTGCCTTATCATTCTGAATCTCAGCTTAATATTCTGGCGCCTCAAGCAGTGCCTGATATGGAAGATCAGGCGTTCACCCCTGTCAAAAAATCAAAGGCAAAACCATGA
- the pssA gene encoding CDP-diacylglycerol--serine O-phosphatidyltransferase has translation MSDEQKPHTYQEEHDGITFEVIEPEHNDGKKVMSKGVYLVPNLITTLSLFAGFYSILSSTGGEYIKASIAIFISAFLDGMDGRAARMLNAQSPFGEQYDSLADCIAFGLAPAVLVYSFALQPWGRFGMACAFVYAACAAFRLARFNVQIGVVDKKYFIGLASPLAALLIACSVLVTLRYADFTVGMSAQLVWFFAAWVIACGLLMVSNVKYYSFKEFDKQKVPFVVLLIAVLVFGVLLYDIPVGLLAIGVTYALSGFVTTFMQKKTK, from the coding sequence ATGTCAGACGAACAAAAACCGCACACTTATCAAGAAGAACACGACGGCATCACCTTTGAAGTCATTGAGCCTGAGCATAATGACGGCAAAAAAGTGATGAGCAAGGGCGTGTATCTTGTGCCGAATCTGATCACGACTTTGTCGCTGTTTGCTGGATTTTATTCGATTCTGTCAAGTACAGGCGGCGAGTATATCAAGGCGAGCATTGCGATTTTTATCTCGGCGTTTTTGGATGGGATGGATGGTCGTGCCGCGCGAATGCTGAACGCCCAAAGTCCTTTTGGTGAGCAGTATGATTCGCTGGCAGACTGTATAGCCTTTGGGCTTGCACCTGCAGTATTGGTTTATAGCTTTGCTTTGCAGCCGTGGGGTAGATTTGGCATGGCGTGCGCTTTTGTTTATGCGGCGTGCGCGGCGTTTCGCTTAGCGCGATTTAATGTACAGATCGGTGTGGTGGATAAGAAATATTTCATCGGCTTGGCAAGTCCGTTGGCGGCGTTATTGATCGCTTGCTCGGTATTGGTGACACTGCGTTATGCGGATTTTACGGTAGGTATGAGCGCGCAGTTGGTGTGGTTTTTTGCCGCGTGGGTGATTGCGTGCGGTTTATTGATGGTTAGTAATGTCAAATATTATTCATTTAAAGAGTTTGACAAACAAAAAGTACCATTTGTGGTGCTGCTGATTGCGGTGCTTGTTTTTGGTGTGTTGCTATATGACATTCCAGTTGGCTTGCTTGCTATTGGTGTTACTTATGCATTGTCAGGCTTTGTGACGACTTTTATGCAAAAGAAAACCAAATAG
- a CDS encoding alpha/beta fold hydrolase, producing the protein MQSVILSSNQVHRLHHRFYEPTGDVKATLLIVHGMSEHSGRYDAFAKFLAEHGILVATYDQLGHGQTVKDKYELGFFDEKHPVQTLCKDVIIMADKLKEKVPTVPHFIMGHSMGSFIVRTVLVHHATSFDGVILMGTGNRFGLINQLSLGALSLMNRLAPKQINERMGYLLNQYLLNQLRSPISASPFAWLCENIDAIKAFETDPLCGFCFTNNGFVTLQALIARACQSDWYQMMDANYPILLVSGKDDPVGNLGTDIRQLQQALIHANRRNVRVYLYPNMRHEPLHERDYQRVHQDILCWLKDQLNTHSLHQP; encoded by the coding sequence ATGCAAAGTGTGATTTTATCATCCAACCAAGTCCATCGCCTACACCATCGCTTCTATGAGCCGACAGGTGATGTCAAAGCAACCCTACTCATCGTGCATGGCATGAGTGAGCATAGCGGTCGCTACGATGCCTTTGCCAAATTCCTTGCCGAGCATGGCATTCTTGTTGCGACTTATGATCAGCTTGGGCATGGACAGACGGTCAAGGATAAATACGAGCTTGGGTTTTTTGACGAAAAACACCCCGTACAGACTTTGTGCAAAGATGTCATCATCATGGCAGACAAGCTCAAAGAAAAAGTACCCACCGTGCCACACTTTATCATGGGTCATTCGATGGGTTCGTTCATCGTGCGTACAGTGCTTGTGCATCATGCCACAAGCTTTGATGGCGTGATTTTGATGGGTACGGGCAATCGCTTTGGACTGATCAATCAGCTCAGCCTAGGTGCATTAAGCCTAATGAATCGCCTTGCCCCCAAACAAATTAACGAACGCATGGGCTATCTGCTCAATCAATACCTGCTTAATCAGCTGCGATCGCCAATCAGCGCATCACCATTTGCGTGGCTTTGCGAGAATATCGATGCCATCAAGGCCTTTGAAACCGACCCTTTATGCGGATTTTGTTTTACCAATAATGGCTTTGTCACCTTGCAAGCACTCATCGCCCGTGCCTGCCAAAGCGACTGGTATCAGATGATGGATGCCAATTATCCCATACTCCTAGTCAGTGGCAAAGACGATCCCGTCGGCAATCTAGGCACCGATATCAGACAGCTGCAGCAAGCACTCATCCATGCCAACCGACGCAATGTGCGAGTGTATCTATACCCAAATATGCGTCATGAGCCACTGCATGAGCGTGATTATCAGCGGGTACACCAAGATATTTTATGCTGGCTCAAAGACCAGCTTAACACCCATTCACTTCACCAACCTTAA